The following nucleotide sequence is from Channa argus isolate prfri chromosome 9, Channa argus male v1.0, whole genome shotgun sequence.
acaaaatattattcGAAGAGTGAAGCTGCAGAGCTTCTGATTGACCCTCATTATTGCTAATACAATAAACTCAACTGCAGGCAGAAACCAAGCTAAAGCCAGAAAGATAACAACAATTCTTTTCCTCATGATATttggatattgcagaggtttacatatagacacatatctgtcataggccaTGGCTGCTAACAGTAAGAACTCTGAATCAACTAACGAATATAAAGTAACAAATTGAAAGAGACAGGCTGAAAATGATATTATCTGTTTTTCTGATAGAAAGTCGATCAAAAGCTTTGGGTAGATGTTAGTGCTGAGAAGAACAGAGTTCACtaacaaagctgcaatgaaaatgtacataggctgATGGAGGTCATGGTGTTTCCAGATCAAGTAAACTATAGTAGAATTACTGCAGATTATGAGAATATAAACTATAAACACAATCGTGAAATAAAAGTATCTGTATTTGTGAAGTTCCACATGCCCATCAAGAATTAAATATGTCACATTAAATTCTTTATCCATTAATGAAGtataatacaaacaaataagatTATGAAAACAGTCAGATAATAGAACCTGTAATTGTTGGAATAAAGATGAAggattattttatcatttacactAATGTGagatttaaatgtactgtatgtgatgaTGTGCTCATGTGTTGTGAAGAGAACTGTTTGAGCATGTTAACTGCTTTTATCTGACTGATTCACCCTCCATAGATCTCTCAGCTTCCAACATGAGTGACTAACACAAACAACCTTATTAAACTCTGGAGGCCTCGATTGTTATAGCAACATATTTCATGACACAATGGTGTCCTTTGTATTTCTGAATAAAACTGTACCCATTACCACTCTGATCAGCTTCTTACTCATAGTGTATCCACTTGATGGTGTTTAAGAACAAAGAAGGTTTCTGGTTTGTTTTGCATTCTGTAAAAAACCAAAGCAAACGCCTAAAGCAAAAAAAGTGGCCCTGTTTATTAATAGATCCAGGTCTGTTAGCTTGAACAGTGGagcaatgtttt
It contains:
- the LOC137132688 gene encoding olfactory receptor 2M5-like; translated protein: MDKEFNVTYLILDGHVELHKYRYFYFTIVFIVYILIICSNSTIVYLIWKHHDLHQPMYIFIAALLVNSVLLSTNIYPKLLIDFLSEKQIISFSACLFQFVTLYSLVDSEFLLLAAMAYDRYVSICKPLQYPNIMRKRIVVIFLALAWFLPAVEFIVLAIMRVNQKLCSFTLRIIFCNNSIYKLFCVTSTALSFYGVFILLNMNVCPVVFILFTYVKILVICYRSSGEVRKKAAQTCLPHLLVLLNIFYLTAYDVITVRIESEIPKTASLILTLQLILYNPLFNPVIYGLKMTEISKHVKKLLW